One Thermodesulfobacteriota bacterium DNA window includes the following coding sequences:
- a CDS encoding endonuclease Q family protein translates to MRFLADLHVHSRYSRATSREMTPEKLWMWAQIKGINVIGTGDFTHPLWLKELTIKLKRAQNGLYTLKEDFRPKDVPPKVKSEPYFMVSGEISTIYKKNGKLRKIHTLILLPTIEHALKVQLALSRMANLDVDGRPVLGLDVKDLLKIVTDICQDAIFIPAHAWTPHFSVFGSESGFDSLRECFEELTNCICAIETGLSSNPPMNWRVSDLDRLTLLSNSDAHSPIRIGREANIFDCELSYDSIREAIVTKRGFVGTCEFFPEEGKYHFDGHRECGVVLSPKETMRLNYLCPRCGEKLTVGVMHRVEVLADREDGKIPEGASSYVSLVPLIEIISEALGVSPSSSVAESEYLKLISSIGNEFYILTEADIDEISKYSFLVAQGVSKVRSGDIKISPGYDGVYGKIRIFDDEKGLEKKRQWTLFD, encoded by the coding sequence ATGAGATTTCTTGCGGACTTGCACGTACATTCTCGTTACTCTCGAGCCACAAGTAGGGAAATGACACCGGAAAAGCTTTGGATGTGGGCTCAGATAAAGGGTATAAACGTGATAGGAACCGGTGATTTTACCCACCCCCTCTGGCTTAAAGAGCTCACAATTAAACTAAAAAGAGCCCAAAACGGCCTATACACCCTAAAAGAAGATTTTAGACCAAAAGATGTTCCTCCAAAGGTAAAGTCGGAGCCATATTTTATGGTTTCAGGTGAGATAAGCACGATCTATAAAAAGAATGGCAAGCTGAGAAAGATCCATACACTCATTCTTTTACCTACGATAGAGCATGCGCTTAAAGTCCAGCTCGCGCTTTCCAGAATGGCTAACCTTGATGTTGATGGAAGGCCTGTTCTGGGATTGGATGTAAAAGATCTTTTAAAGATTGTAACAGACATCTGTCAAGATGCGATTTTTATTCCTGCCCACGCATGGACACCCCACTTTTCGGTCTTCGGTTCTGAATCGGGTTTCGATTCGTTAAGAGAGTGTTTTGAAGAATTGACGAATTGTATATGCGCTATAGAAACTGGGCTTTCCTCCAATCCTCCTATGAATTGGAGAGTTTCGGACCTCGACAGATTAACACTGCTTTCCAATTCGGATGCCCATTCGCCCATTAGGATAGGTAGGGAGGCGAACATATTCGACTGTGAGTTATCGTACGATTCGATAAGAGAAGCCATAGTAACAAAGAGGGGTTTTGTTGGAACTTGCGAGTTCTTTCCCGAAGAAGGTAAATACCATTTTGATGGGCACAGAGAGTGTGGTGTGGTTCTTTCGCCCAAAGAGACGATGCGGCTAAACTATTTATGTCCCAGATGTGGAGAAAAACTCACAGTTGGAGTGATGCACAGGGTCGAAGTTTTAGCCGACAGGGAGGATGGCAAAATTCCAGAAGGTGCTTCCTCGTACGTTTCTTTGGTTCCACTGATCGAGATTATATCGGAGGCTTTGGGTGTTAGCCCATCATCGAGTGTTGCGGAGAGTGAGTACTTAAAACTTATAAGTTCGATTGGAAATGAATTTTACATCCTAACCGAAGCCGATATAGACGAAATTTCAAAGTATTCATTCCTAGTCGCTCAAGGCGTAAGTAAAGTAAGATCCGGAGATATAAAGATCAGTCCCGGTTATGACGGTGTCTACGGCAAAATAAGAATATTCGACGATGAAAAAGGATTAGAAAAGAAAAGACAGTGGACTCTTTTCGACTAG